In a single window of the Diospyros lotus cultivar Yz01 chromosome 10, ASM1463336v1, whole genome shotgun sequence genome:
- the LOC127811480 gene encoding uncharacterized protein At4g26450 isoform X2 codes for MHPRNRSPGNGYRGTSMGLGGVAAASRVSSESSIRGRGMYNSEYRGYNRGFGRGQPKPFQVPQPPPRRGDIFMEAGRLATEYLVSKGMLPPNVLSGKWQNGSLKNQVGDFQGFRQQEADGLHLLPEGRTTAFARLGNVVDSGPDRRRFSDEYNPTGSRNYMRGRRRMGSIRNYGSDWGREMARSSSWSDKARASPDIEGEDNTSSGYQEEQQAGNEKSRSSEIASKKEAVGDSESMLEHLKLQDGTVTKLSSVIDEEPPSETEADLEFSKRSDNVEYSNEETIEVKDSTGSDQAGKQNALEDIPIKHSVGEGDSMNRNSGNLLSLCRFAKVPTKTRSSLTTKGSKVNSVPVSEEEHNHTLQQGGQNYEMGPPIETEVPLNNVSVGCSSIDASSSQVGSSKHLDSSIAKELPVISAEEAGEIGPINNEEGKCIQSHSFPDMSLVNQQESFEGPPGFGSSSSMIMERGEKRAVQDGDNSRDREGIKKPREWPPSLVTQTDEYLHTSNLKGKQLSSQEGTSSLGKEVILATDQDRPLDVSLFQGGDAGPCMEYTEEKQLFPSSFKTCDLNLMETSEANESTDPNPILIFPSIPERQKEATTVVGVDLSISNNCDLSAQYGRHGSDGKEVELIDLENDSERADKVFSNSERKGETVYTGLEVFSDHAQNPNGMPDVQDGYGLMLSELLGTDISNCSSVPADISIHNEMALHNGEGILGDDDSIYMSLGEIPISMPEI; via the exons ATGCATCCGAGGAATAGGAGTCCTGGAAATGGGTATAGGGGTACTTCTATGGGATTGGGAGGTGTAGCTGCGGCCTCTCGGGTTTCCTCTGAAAGCTCGATCAGAGGTCGTGGGATGTATAATTCAGAGTATAGGGGCTATAATCGTGGTTTTGGGCGGGGACAGCCAAAACCATTCCAAGTGCCACAGCCTCCACCTCGTCGGGGAGACATTTTTATGGAGGCTGGTCGTCTAGCAACTGAATATTTGGTGTCTAAGGGGATGCTGCCGCCAAATGTGCTCTCTGGGAAGTGGCAAAATGGCAGTTTGAAGAACCAGGTAGGGGATTTTCAGGGGTTTAGGCAGCAGGAAGCAGATGGCTTGCATCTTCTTCCTGAGGGCAGAACCACTGCTTTTGCTCGTCTGGGAAATGTGGTTGATTCAGGGCCCGATAGGAGAAGGTTTTCTGATGAATATAATCCAACTGGGTCTAGAAATTACATGAGAGGTCGAAGGAGGATGGGATCCATCAGGAATTATGGCTCAGATTGGGGCCGAGAAATGGCAAGGAGTAGTTCCTGGTCAGATAAAGCCAGGGCTTCTCCAGATATAGAAGGCGAGGATAATACGTCAAGTGGATATCAGGAAGAGCAACAAGCTGGTAATGAAAAGTCACGTTCAAGTGAAATAGCATCTAAAAAGGAAGCTGTCGGTGATTCAGAGTCCATGCTTGAGCATTTGAAGCTCCAGGATGGCACAGTCACAAAACTGAGTTCTGTAATTGATGAAGAGCCCCCATCTGAGACTGAGGCTGATTTGGAATTCAGTAAGAGGTCTGACAATGTGGAATACTCAAATGAAGAGACCATTGAGGTGAAGGACAGCACAGGCAGTGACCAGGCTGGGAAACAAAACGCCTTGGAGGATATACCCATTAAGCATTCTGTAGGGGAGGGTGATTCTATGAATAGGAATTCTGGTAATTTGTTAAGTCTTTGCAGATTTGCCAAAGTGCCTACAAAAACCCGCTCTTCCTTGACAACGAAGGGTTCGAAAGTTAATTCAGTTCCAGTCAGTGAGGAGGAACATAATCATACTTTGCAACAAGGAGGACAGAATTATGAAATGGGTCCTCCAATTGAAACTGAGGTTCCCCTTAATAATGTTTCTGTTGGTTGCTCCTCAATTGATGCATCGTCAAGTCAAGTTGGAAGTTCGAAACATCTTGATTCTAGTATAGCAAAGGAGTTACCTGTCATATCTGCAGAGGAAGCTGGAGAAATAGGTCCCATCAACaatgaagaaggaaaatgcATTCAGTCTCATTCTTTCCCAGACATGTCTCTCGTGAACCAGCAAGAATCATTTGAGGGGCCACCTGGGTTTGGAAGTAGCAGCTCCATGATTATGGAAAGGGGTGAGAAACGAGCTGTACAAGACGGTGATAACAGCAGGGACAGGGAGGGAATTAAGAAACCAAGAGAATGGCCCCCCTCATTAGTTACTCAAACTGATGAATACTTGCACACGTCTAACTTGAAAGGTAAACAACTGAGCTCACAAGAAGGTACGAGTTCACTTGGCAAGGAAGTGATCTTGGCCACGGACCAAGATAGGCCATTGGATGTTTCTCTTTTTCAGGGAGGTGATGCTGGACCATGCATGGAGTATACAGAAGAGAAGCAACTTTTTCCAAGTTCATTTAAGACTTGCGATCTTAATCTTATGGAAACTTCTGAAGCAAATGAAAGCACTGATCCTAATCCCATTCTTATTTTCCCGTCTATTCCAGAAAGACAAAAAGAAGCAACAACAGTGGTTGGTGTTGATTTATCCATAAGTAATAACTGTGACTTATCTGCTCAGTACGGTAGGCATGGTTCAGATGGCAAAGAGGTTGAGTTGATTGATTTGGAAAATGATTCTGAACGAGCAGACAAGGTCTTCAGTAACTCAGAGAGGAA GGGAGAAACTGTATATACAGGTTTGGAGGTCTTTTCTGATCATGCACAGAATCCCAATGGCATGCCTGATGTTCAGGATGGTTATGGGCTTATGCTCTCAGAGTTGCTTGGAACTGATATCTCCAATTGTTCATCTGTACCAGCTGACATTTCTATACACAATGAGATGGCCCTTCATAATGGAGAG GGGATTCTTGGTGACGATGACTCAATATACATGTCCCTGGGAGAAATACCAATAAGTATGccagaaatttaa
- the LOC127811480 gene encoding uncharacterized protein At4g26450 isoform X1: MHPRNRSPGNGYRGTSMGLGGVAAASRVSSESSIRGRGMYNSEYRGYNRGFGRGQPKPFQVPQPPPRRGDIFMEAGRLATEYLVSKGMLPPNVLSGKWQNGSLKNQVGDFQGFRQQEADGLHLLPEGRTTAFARLGNVVDSGPDRRRFSDEYNPTGSRNYMRGRRRMGSIRNYGSDWGREMARSSSWSDKARASPDIEGEDNTSSGYQEEQQAGNEKSRSSEIASKKEAVGDSESMLEHLKLQDGTVTKLSSVIDEEPPSETEADLEFSKRSDNVEYSNEETIEVKDSTGSDQAGKQNALEDIPIKHSVGEGDSMNRNSGNLLSLCRFAKVPTKTRSSLTTKGSKVNSVPVSEEEHNHTLQQGGQNYEMGPPIETEVPLNNVSVGCSSIDASSSQVGSSKHLDSSIAKELPVISAEEAGEIGPINNEEGKCIQSHSFPDMSLVNQQESFEGPPGFGSSSSMIMERGEKRAVQDGDNSRDREGIKKPREWPPSLVTQTDEYLHTSNLKGKQLSSQEGTSSLGKEVILATDQDRPLDVSLFQGGDAGPCMEYTEEKQLFPSSFKTCDLNLMETSEANESTDPNPILIFPSIPERQKEATTVVGVDLSISNNCDLSAQYGRHGSDGKEVELIDLENDSERADKVFSNSERKGETVYTGLEVFSDHAQNPNGMPDVQDGYGLMLSELLGTDISNCSSVPADISIHNEMALHNGEGILGDDDSIYMSLGEIPISLLRVWEPPTQDYGKPF, encoded by the exons ATGCATCCGAGGAATAGGAGTCCTGGAAATGGGTATAGGGGTACTTCTATGGGATTGGGAGGTGTAGCTGCGGCCTCTCGGGTTTCCTCTGAAAGCTCGATCAGAGGTCGTGGGATGTATAATTCAGAGTATAGGGGCTATAATCGTGGTTTTGGGCGGGGACAGCCAAAACCATTCCAAGTGCCACAGCCTCCACCTCGTCGGGGAGACATTTTTATGGAGGCTGGTCGTCTAGCAACTGAATATTTGGTGTCTAAGGGGATGCTGCCGCCAAATGTGCTCTCTGGGAAGTGGCAAAATGGCAGTTTGAAGAACCAGGTAGGGGATTTTCAGGGGTTTAGGCAGCAGGAAGCAGATGGCTTGCATCTTCTTCCTGAGGGCAGAACCACTGCTTTTGCTCGTCTGGGAAATGTGGTTGATTCAGGGCCCGATAGGAGAAGGTTTTCTGATGAATATAATCCAACTGGGTCTAGAAATTACATGAGAGGTCGAAGGAGGATGGGATCCATCAGGAATTATGGCTCAGATTGGGGCCGAGAAATGGCAAGGAGTAGTTCCTGGTCAGATAAAGCCAGGGCTTCTCCAGATATAGAAGGCGAGGATAATACGTCAAGTGGATATCAGGAAGAGCAACAAGCTGGTAATGAAAAGTCACGTTCAAGTGAAATAGCATCTAAAAAGGAAGCTGTCGGTGATTCAGAGTCCATGCTTGAGCATTTGAAGCTCCAGGATGGCACAGTCACAAAACTGAGTTCTGTAATTGATGAAGAGCCCCCATCTGAGACTGAGGCTGATTTGGAATTCAGTAAGAGGTCTGACAATGTGGAATACTCAAATGAAGAGACCATTGAGGTGAAGGACAGCACAGGCAGTGACCAGGCTGGGAAACAAAACGCCTTGGAGGATATACCCATTAAGCATTCTGTAGGGGAGGGTGATTCTATGAATAGGAATTCTGGTAATTTGTTAAGTCTTTGCAGATTTGCCAAAGTGCCTACAAAAACCCGCTCTTCCTTGACAACGAAGGGTTCGAAAGTTAATTCAGTTCCAGTCAGTGAGGAGGAACATAATCATACTTTGCAACAAGGAGGACAGAATTATGAAATGGGTCCTCCAATTGAAACTGAGGTTCCCCTTAATAATGTTTCTGTTGGTTGCTCCTCAATTGATGCATCGTCAAGTCAAGTTGGAAGTTCGAAACATCTTGATTCTAGTATAGCAAAGGAGTTACCTGTCATATCTGCAGAGGAAGCTGGAGAAATAGGTCCCATCAACaatgaagaaggaaaatgcATTCAGTCTCATTCTTTCCCAGACATGTCTCTCGTGAACCAGCAAGAATCATTTGAGGGGCCACCTGGGTTTGGAAGTAGCAGCTCCATGATTATGGAAAGGGGTGAGAAACGAGCTGTACAAGACGGTGATAACAGCAGGGACAGGGAGGGAATTAAGAAACCAAGAGAATGGCCCCCCTCATTAGTTACTCAAACTGATGAATACTTGCACACGTCTAACTTGAAAGGTAAACAACTGAGCTCACAAGAAGGTACGAGTTCACTTGGCAAGGAAGTGATCTTGGCCACGGACCAAGATAGGCCATTGGATGTTTCTCTTTTTCAGGGAGGTGATGCTGGACCATGCATGGAGTATACAGAAGAGAAGCAACTTTTTCCAAGTTCATTTAAGACTTGCGATCTTAATCTTATGGAAACTTCTGAAGCAAATGAAAGCACTGATCCTAATCCCATTCTTATTTTCCCGTCTATTCCAGAAAGACAAAAAGAAGCAACAACAGTGGTTGGTGTTGATTTATCCATAAGTAATAACTGTGACTTATCTGCTCAGTACGGTAGGCATGGTTCAGATGGCAAAGAGGTTGAGTTGATTGATTTGGAAAATGATTCTGAACGAGCAGACAAGGTCTTCAGTAACTCAGAGAGGAA GGGAGAAACTGTATATACAGGTTTGGAGGTCTTTTCTGATCATGCACAGAATCCCAATGGCATGCCTGATGTTCAGGATGGTTATGGGCTTATGCTCTCAGAGTTGCTTGGAACTGATATCTCCAATTGTTCATCTGTACCAGCTGACATTTCTATACACAATGAGATGGCCCTTCATAATGGAGAG GGGATTCTTGGTGACGATGACTCAATATACATGTCCCTGGGAGAAATACCAATAA